A single region of the Brassica rapa cultivar Chiifu-401-42 chromosome A03, CAAS_Brap_v3.01, whole genome shotgun sequence genome encodes:
- the LOC103857425 gene encoding glutamate receptor 3.5 isoform X1, whose protein sequence is MGFCVMISGVTMGLMFLCVSGFWVLLTEGAGRESFLRNSSFSSRPSSVNVGALFTYDSFIGRAAKPAFMVAIEDVNADQNILRGTKLNIVFHDSNCSGFVGTMGALQVMENKVVAAIGPQSSGIGHLISHVANELHVPLLSFAATDPTLSSLQYPYFLRTTQNDNFQMNAIADFVSYCRWREVVAIFVDDEYGRNGISVLGDALAKKRAKISYKAAFRPGADNSSLRDLLVSVNLMESRIFVVHVNPDSGLNVFSVAKSLGMMESGYVWIATDWLLTALDSRLDPNTMDLLQGVVAFRHYTPESNEKRRFKARWKSLRTKETSGGGDDGFNSYAMYAYDTVWLVARALDVFFSQGNTVTFSTDPNLRKTNGTNIKFSALSVFNEGERFLQVIHEMNYTGLTGQIEFDSEKNRINPAYDVININSRGPHRVGYWSNHTGFSVEPPETFYSKPPNTSVEHQRLNEIIWPGGVTKPPRGWVFPDNGEPLKIGVPNRVSYKNYASEEKNQLGVKGYCIDIFEAAVELLPYPVPRTYILYGDGKRNPSYDNLVNEVASNNFDVAVGDITIVTNRTKFVDFTQPFMESGLVVVAPVKGAKTSPWSFLKPFTVEMWAVTGLLFLFVGAIIWILEHRFNEEFRGPPRRQIITVFWFSFSTMFFSHRENTVSTLGRFVLLIWLFVVLIINSSYTASLTSILTVQQLTSRIEGMDSLITSSEPIGVQDGTFAYKYLVNELNIAPSRIIPLKNEEDYLSALQLGPRGGGVAAIVDELPYIKALLSNSNCEFRTVGQEFTRTGWGFAFQRDSPLAVDMSTAILQLSEEGKLEKIRKKWLTYSHECSVQIADTENYQLSVQSFWGLFLICGIVWFIALTLFCWKVFWQCQGLRPEEESDELRVSEEASSSRSGRSLRAGSFKDLIKVVDKREVEIKEMLKQKSSKKLKASQSSAETP, encoded by the exons ATGGGATTTTGCGTGATGATTAGTGGTGTTACTATGGGACTTATGTTCCTATGTGTTTCTGGCTTTTGGGTTTTGCTGACAGAAGGTGCTGGTAGAGAAAGTTTTTTAAGaaactcttctttttcttctcggCCCAGCTCTGTCAACGTTGGAGCTCTGTTTACTTATGATTCTTTCATTGGAAGAGCAGCTAAACCCGCGTTTATGGTGGCCATTGAAGACGTTAACGCTGACCAGAATATTCTCAGGGGAACCAAGCTCAATATTGTCTTCCATGACTCAAACTGTAGTGGATTTGTTGGCACTATGGGAG CTTTGCAGGTAATGGAGAACAAGGTGGTTGCAGCCATTGGTCCACAATCTTCAGGAATCGGTCACTTAATCTCCCATGTAGCTAATGAGCTCCATGTACCTCTCTTATCATTTGCAGCGACTGACCCGACGCTTTCTTCACTACAATACCCTTACTTCCTTCGAACCACACAGAACGACAACTTCCAGATGAACGCAATAGCAGATTTTGTATCCTATTGCCGATGGAGAGAAGTTGTTGCAATCTTTGTTGATGATGAGTATGGTAGGAACGGGATCTCTGTATTAGGCGATGCTTTAGCTAAGAAACGTGCCAAGATCTCTTACAAGGCTGCTTTTAGACCTGGTGCAGATAACAGCTCACTCCGTGACTTATTGGTTTCTGTTAATCTGATGGAATCTCGCATCTTTGTTGTTCATGTGAATCCTGATTCTGGTTTAAACGTTTTCTCTGTCGCCAAGTCTCTTGGAATGATGGAGAGTGGCTATGTCTGGATCGCCACTGATTGGCTTCTTACAGCTTTGGATTCACGGTTGGATCCCAACACTATGGATCTCTTGCAAGGAGTGGTTGCTTTTCGCCACTACACACCTGAGAGTAACGAGAAGAGACGGTTTAAAGCAAGATGGAAAAGCCTTAGAACCAAGGAGACTTCAGGAGGAGGTGATGATGGCTTCAACTCTTATGCAATGTATGCTTATGATACTGTTTGGTTGGTAGCTCGTGCTCTCGATGTTTTCTTCAGCCAAGGCAACACAGTGACTTTCTCTACTGATCCTAATCTGAGGAAAACCAACGGTACCAACATTAAGTTCTCAGCACTTAGCGTCTTCAATGAAGGAGAGAGGTTCCTCCAGGTCATTCATGAGATGAACTATACAGGTCTGACCGGACAAATCGAGTTTGATTCAGAGAAAAACCGGATTAATCCAGCATACGACGTTATAAACATAAACAGTAGAGGTCCACACAGAGTTGGCTACTGGTCGAATCATACAGGCTTCTCAGTAGAGCCTCCTGAGACATTCTACTCTAAGCCTCCAAACACATCTGTAGAACATCAACGTCTTAATGAAATCATATGGCCAGGAGGAGTAACAAAACCACCTCGAGGTTGGGTATTCCCTGACAATGGAGAGCCGCTCAAAATCGGCGTGCCTAACCGTGTGAGCTACAAAAACTATGCGTCTGAGGAGAAGAACCAGCTTGGTGTTAAAGGATATTGCATTGACATCTTTGAAGCTGCGGTTGAGTTGCTTCCGTACCCCGTTCCACGGACTTATATACTATATGGGGACGGGAAGAGGAATCCTTCGTATGACAATCTCGTAAATGAAGTTGCTTCAAAT AATTTTGATGTAGCTGTTGGGGATATCACAATTGTTACAAACAGGACCAAGTTTGTTGATTTTACGCAGCCATTTATGGAATCAGGGCTTGTGGTGGTAGCTCCAGTGAAGGGAGCCAAGACTAGTCCATGGTCCTTCTTGAAGCCATTCACTGTAGAGATGTGGGCTGTGACCGGACTCTTGTTTCTCTTTGTGGGAGCCATCATTTGGATTCTTGAACACCGGTTTAATGAAGAGTTCCGTGGACCTCCTAGGCGTCAAATCATCACCGTTTTCTG GTTTAGCTTCTCAACAATGTTCTTCTCTCACA GGGAGAACACGGTGAGCACTTTGGGGAGATTTGTGCTACTCATATGGTTGTTTGTGGTTCTGATCATCAACTCAAGCTACACGGCCAGTCTCACTTCGATCCTCACCGTCCAACAGCTAACATCTCGGATAGAAGGAATGGACAGTCTAATAACCAGCAGCGAACCCATTGGAGTCCAGGACGGTACATTTGCGTACAAGTATCTGGTCAATGAACTTAACATAGCTCCATCAAGAATTATTCCGCTTAAAAACGAAGAAGACTATCTCTCTGCTCTTCAACTTGGTCCCAGAGGCGGTGGTGTAGCAGCCATAGTCGACGAGCTTCCTTACATCAAAGCTTTGTTGTCAAACAGCAACTGTGAGTTTCGTACTGTTGGACAGGAGTTCACCCGGACAGGCTGGGGATTT GCTTTCCAGAGAGATTCTCCTCTAGCTGTGGACATGTCAACGGCGATCCTGCAGCTGTCTGAAGAAGGAAAGCTGGAGAAAATCCGCAAGAAATGGCTTACGTACAGTCACGAATGCTCAGTGCAGATTGCAGACACAGAGAACTATCAACTCTCGGTACAGAGTTTCTGGGGACTGTTCTTAATATGTGGTATAGTTTGGTTCATTGCGCTCACCCTCTTCTGCTGGAAAGTTTTCTGGCAATGCCAAGGGTTAAGACCAGAGGAAGAGAGTGATGAGTTAAGGGTGAGTGAAGAAGCTAGTTCTTCTAGATCAGGGAGAAGTTTGAGGGCAGGAAGTTTCAAGGACTTGATTAAGGTTGTGGATAAGAGAGAAGTAGAGATCAAGGAGATGCTTAAGCAGAAGAGCAGTAAGAAACTCAAAGCTAGCCAAAGCTCAGCTGAAACTCCATAG
- the LOC103857425 gene encoding glutamate receptor 3.5 isoform X2 produces the protein MILSLEEQLNPRLWWPLKTLTLTRIFSGEPSSILSSMTQTVVDLLALWEVMENKVVAAIGPQSSGIGHLISHVANELHVPLLSFAATDPTLSSLQYPYFLRTTQNDNFQMNAIADFVSYCRWREVVAIFVDDEYGRNGISVLGDALAKKRAKISYKAAFRPGADNSSLRDLLVSVNLMESRIFVVHVNPDSGLNVFSVAKSLGMMESGYVWIATDWLLTALDSRLDPNTMDLLQGVVAFRHYTPESNEKRRFKARWKSLRTKETSGGGDDGFNSYAMYAYDTVWLVARALDVFFSQGNTVTFSTDPNLRKTNGTNIKFSALSVFNEGERFLQVIHEMNYTGLTGQIEFDSEKNRINPAYDVININSRGPHRVGYWSNHTGFSVEPPETFYSKPPNTSVEHQRLNEIIWPGGVTKPPRGWVFPDNGEPLKIGVPNRVSYKNYASEEKNQLGVKGYCIDIFEAAVELLPYPVPRTYILYGDGKRNPSYDNLVNEVASNNFDVAVGDITIVTNRTKFVDFTQPFMESGLVVVAPVKGAKTSPWSFLKPFTVEMWAVTGLLFLFVGAIIWILEHRFNEEFRGPPRRQIITVFWFSFSTMFFSHRENTVSTLGRFVLLIWLFVVLIINSSYTASLTSILTVQQLTSRIEGMDSLITSSEPIGVQDGTFAYKYLVNELNIAPSRIIPLKNEEDYLSALQLGPRGGGVAAIVDELPYIKALLSNSNCEFRTVGQEFTRTGWGFAFQRDSPLAVDMSTAILQLSEEGKLEKIRKKWLTYSHECSVQIADTENYQLSVQSFWGLFLICGIVWFIALTLFCWKVFWQCQGLRPEEESDELRVSEEASSSRSGRSLRAGSFKDLIKVVDKREVEIKEMLKQKSSKKLKASQSSAETP, from the exons ATGATTCTTTCATTGGAAGAGCAGCTAAACCCGCGTTTATGGTGGCCATTGAAGACGTTAACGCTGACCAGAATATTCTCAGGGGAACCAAGCTCAATATTGTCTTCCATGACTCAAACTGTAGTGGATTTGTTGGCACTATGGGAG GTAATGGAGAACAAGGTGGTTGCAGCCATTGGTCCACAATCTTCAGGAATCGGTCACTTAATCTCCCATGTAGCTAATGAGCTCCATGTACCTCTCTTATCATTTGCAGCGACTGACCCGACGCTTTCTTCACTACAATACCCTTACTTCCTTCGAACCACACAGAACGACAACTTCCAGATGAACGCAATAGCAGATTTTGTATCCTATTGCCGATGGAGAGAAGTTGTTGCAATCTTTGTTGATGATGAGTATGGTAGGAACGGGATCTCTGTATTAGGCGATGCTTTAGCTAAGAAACGTGCCAAGATCTCTTACAAGGCTGCTTTTAGACCTGGTGCAGATAACAGCTCACTCCGTGACTTATTGGTTTCTGTTAATCTGATGGAATCTCGCATCTTTGTTGTTCATGTGAATCCTGATTCTGGTTTAAACGTTTTCTCTGTCGCCAAGTCTCTTGGAATGATGGAGAGTGGCTATGTCTGGATCGCCACTGATTGGCTTCTTACAGCTTTGGATTCACGGTTGGATCCCAACACTATGGATCTCTTGCAAGGAGTGGTTGCTTTTCGCCACTACACACCTGAGAGTAACGAGAAGAGACGGTTTAAAGCAAGATGGAAAAGCCTTAGAACCAAGGAGACTTCAGGAGGAGGTGATGATGGCTTCAACTCTTATGCAATGTATGCTTATGATACTGTTTGGTTGGTAGCTCGTGCTCTCGATGTTTTCTTCAGCCAAGGCAACACAGTGACTTTCTCTACTGATCCTAATCTGAGGAAAACCAACGGTACCAACATTAAGTTCTCAGCACTTAGCGTCTTCAATGAAGGAGAGAGGTTCCTCCAGGTCATTCATGAGATGAACTATACAGGTCTGACCGGACAAATCGAGTTTGATTCAGAGAAAAACCGGATTAATCCAGCATACGACGTTATAAACATAAACAGTAGAGGTCCACACAGAGTTGGCTACTGGTCGAATCATACAGGCTTCTCAGTAGAGCCTCCTGAGACATTCTACTCTAAGCCTCCAAACACATCTGTAGAACATCAACGTCTTAATGAAATCATATGGCCAGGAGGAGTAACAAAACCACCTCGAGGTTGGGTATTCCCTGACAATGGAGAGCCGCTCAAAATCGGCGTGCCTAACCGTGTGAGCTACAAAAACTATGCGTCTGAGGAGAAGAACCAGCTTGGTGTTAAAGGATATTGCATTGACATCTTTGAAGCTGCGGTTGAGTTGCTTCCGTACCCCGTTCCACGGACTTATATACTATATGGGGACGGGAAGAGGAATCCTTCGTATGACAATCTCGTAAATGAAGTTGCTTCAAAT AATTTTGATGTAGCTGTTGGGGATATCACAATTGTTACAAACAGGACCAAGTTTGTTGATTTTACGCAGCCATTTATGGAATCAGGGCTTGTGGTGGTAGCTCCAGTGAAGGGAGCCAAGACTAGTCCATGGTCCTTCTTGAAGCCATTCACTGTAGAGATGTGGGCTGTGACCGGACTCTTGTTTCTCTTTGTGGGAGCCATCATTTGGATTCTTGAACACCGGTTTAATGAAGAGTTCCGTGGACCTCCTAGGCGTCAAATCATCACCGTTTTCTG GTTTAGCTTCTCAACAATGTTCTTCTCTCACA GGGAGAACACGGTGAGCACTTTGGGGAGATTTGTGCTACTCATATGGTTGTTTGTGGTTCTGATCATCAACTCAAGCTACACGGCCAGTCTCACTTCGATCCTCACCGTCCAACAGCTAACATCTCGGATAGAAGGAATGGACAGTCTAATAACCAGCAGCGAACCCATTGGAGTCCAGGACGGTACATTTGCGTACAAGTATCTGGTCAATGAACTTAACATAGCTCCATCAAGAATTATTCCGCTTAAAAACGAAGAAGACTATCTCTCTGCTCTTCAACTTGGTCCCAGAGGCGGTGGTGTAGCAGCCATAGTCGACGAGCTTCCTTACATCAAAGCTTTGTTGTCAAACAGCAACTGTGAGTTTCGTACTGTTGGACAGGAGTTCACCCGGACAGGCTGGGGATTT GCTTTCCAGAGAGATTCTCCTCTAGCTGTGGACATGTCAACGGCGATCCTGCAGCTGTCTGAAGAAGGAAAGCTGGAGAAAATCCGCAAGAAATGGCTTACGTACAGTCACGAATGCTCAGTGCAGATTGCAGACACAGAGAACTATCAACTCTCGGTACAGAGTTTCTGGGGACTGTTCTTAATATGTGGTATAGTTTGGTTCATTGCGCTCACCCTCTTCTGCTGGAAAGTTTTCTGGCAATGCCAAGGGTTAAGACCAGAGGAAGAGAGTGATGAGTTAAGGGTGAGTGAAGAAGCTAGTTCTTCTAGATCAGGGAGAAGTTTGAGGGCAGGAAGTTTCAAGGACTTGATTAAGGTTGTGGATAAGAGAGAAGTAGAGATCAAGGAGATGCTTAAGCAGAAGAGCAGTAAGAAACTCAAAGCTAGCCAAAGCTCAGCTGAAACTCCATAG
- the LOC103857425 gene encoding glutamate receptor 3.5 isoform X3, with amino-acid sequence MGFCVMISGVTMGLMFLCVSGFWVLLTEGAGRESFLRNSSFSSRPSSVNVGALFTYDSFIGRAAKPAFMVAIEDVNADQNILRGTKLNIVFHDSNCSGFVGTMGALQVMENKVVAAIGPQSSGIGHLISHVANELHVPLLSFAATDPTLSSLQYPYFLRTTQNDNFQMNAIADFVSYCRWREVVAIFVDDEYGRNGISVLGDALAKKRAKISYKAAFRPGADNSSLRDLLVSVNLMESRIFVVHVNPDSGLNVFSVAKSLGMMESGYVWIATDWLLTALDSRLDPNTMDLLQGVVAFRHYTPESNEKRRFKARWKSLRTKETSGGGDDGFNSYAMYAYDTVWLVARALDVFFSQGNTVTFSTDPNLRKTNGTNIKFSALSVFNEGERFLQVIHEMNYTGLTGQIEFDSEKNRINPAYDVININSRGPHRVGYWSNHTGFSVEPPETFYSKPPNTSVEHQRLNEIIWPGGVTKPPRGWVFPDNGEPLKIGVPNRVSYKNYASEEKNQLGVKGYCIDIFEAAVELLPYPVPRTYILYGDGKRNPSYDNLVNEVASNNFDVAVGDITIVTNRTKFVDFTQPFMESGLVVVAPVKGAKTSPWSFLKPFTVEMWAVTGLLFLFVGAIIWILEHRFNEEFRGPPRRQIITVFWLVPSS; translated from the exons ATGGGATTTTGCGTGATGATTAGTGGTGTTACTATGGGACTTATGTTCCTATGTGTTTCTGGCTTTTGGGTTTTGCTGACAGAAGGTGCTGGTAGAGAAAGTTTTTTAAGaaactcttctttttcttctcggCCCAGCTCTGTCAACGTTGGAGCTCTGTTTACTTATGATTCTTTCATTGGAAGAGCAGCTAAACCCGCGTTTATGGTGGCCATTGAAGACGTTAACGCTGACCAGAATATTCTCAGGGGAACCAAGCTCAATATTGTCTTCCATGACTCAAACTGTAGTGGATTTGTTGGCACTATGGGAG CTTTGCAGGTAATGGAGAACAAGGTGGTTGCAGCCATTGGTCCACAATCTTCAGGAATCGGTCACTTAATCTCCCATGTAGCTAATGAGCTCCATGTACCTCTCTTATCATTTGCAGCGACTGACCCGACGCTTTCTTCACTACAATACCCTTACTTCCTTCGAACCACACAGAACGACAACTTCCAGATGAACGCAATAGCAGATTTTGTATCCTATTGCCGATGGAGAGAAGTTGTTGCAATCTTTGTTGATGATGAGTATGGTAGGAACGGGATCTCTGTATTAGGCGATGCTTTAGCTAAGAAACGTGCCAAGATCTCTTACAAGGCTGCTTTTAGACCTGGTGCAGATAACAGCTCACTCCGTGACTTATTGGTTTCTGTTAATCTGATGGAATCTCGCATCTTTGTTGTTCATGTGAATCCTGATTCTGGTTTAAACGTTTTCTCTGTCGCCAAGTCTCTTGGAATGATGGAGAGTGGCTATGTCTGGATCGCCACTGATTGGCTTCTTACAGCTTTGGATTCACGGTTGGATCCCAACACTATGGATCTCTTGCAAGGAGTGGTTGCTTTTCGCCACTACACACCTGAGAGTAACGAGAAGAGACGGTTTAAAGCAAGATGGAAAAGCCTTAGAACCAAGGAGACTTCAGGAGGAGGTGATGATGGCTTCAACTCTTATGCAATGTATGCTTATGATACTGTTTGGTTGGTAGCTCGTGCTCTCGATGTTTTCTTCAGCCAAGGCAACACAGTGACTTTCTCTACTGATCCTAATCTGAGGAAAACCAACGGTACCAACATTAAGTTCTCAGCACTTAGCGTCTTCAATGAAGGAGAGAGGTTCCTCCAGGTCATTCATGAGATGAACTATACAGGTCTGACCGGACAAATCGAGTTTGATTCAGAGAAAAACCGGATTAATCCAGCATACGACGTTATAAACATAAACAGTAGAGGTCCACACAGAGTTGGCTACTGGTCGAATCATACAGGCTTCTCAGTAGAGCCTCCTGAGACATTCTACTCTAAGCCTCCAAACACATCTGTAGAACATCAACGTCTTAATGAAATCATATGGCCAGGAGGAGTAACAAAACCACCTCGAGGTTGGGTATTCCCTGACAATGGAGAGCCGCTCAAAATCGGCGTGCCTAACCGTGTGAGCTACAAAAACTATGCGTCTGAGGAGAAGAACCAGCTTGGTGTTAAAGGATATTGCATTGACATCTTTGAAGCTGCGGTTGAGTTGCTTCCGTACCCCGTTCCACGGACTTATATACTATATGGGGACGGGAAGAGGAATCCTTCGTATGACAATCTCGTAAATGAAGTTGCTTCAAAT AATTTTGATGTAGCTGTTGGGGATATCACAATTGTTACAAACAGGACCAAGTTTGTTGATTTTACGCAGCCATTTATGGAATCAGGGCTTGTGGTGGTAGCTCCAGTGAAGGGAGCCAAGACTAGTCCATGGTCCTTCTTGAAGCCATTCACTGTAGAGATGTGGGCTGTGACCGGACTCTTGTTTCTCTTTGTGGGAGCCATCATTTGGATTCTTGAACACCGGTTTAATGAAGAGTTCCGTGGACCTCCTAGGCGTCAAATCATCACCGTTTTCTGGTTAGTCCCAAGCTCTTGA
- the LOC103857426 gene encoding glutamate receptor 3.7, whose amino-acid sequence MGLSIDPSVPIMALIVAILVVPVGCQRPKVVNLGAVFTFDSVIGRAAKVALEEAVSDVNADRSVLKETELRLFMEESSCNVFHGSFGAFKVLEKEVVAMIGPLSSSIAHTLSDIAKGLQFPLVSFAATDPTLSALQFPFFLRTTPDDAHQMPALVDFITFHGWKEVISVYSDDELGRNGVSSLDDELYKKRSRISHKVPLSVHFDEGSVTDALKKSKSLGPRVYVLHFGPDPLLRIFRIAQKLRMMTREYVWLATDWLSVTLDSSLSDKGTLKRLEGVVGIRQHIPESVKMHQFTHKLKSNGSMNAYALHAYDTVWTIAYGIEKMLNEGINITFSYSEKLIHAEGTKLHLERVKIFNSGKILLEKLLQVNFTGIAGHVRFGSGRNVIGCDYEIINVGKTGVNTVGFWSRNGGFSVVPPDSRHTHKKTGFVSDEKLGNITWPGGGREKPRGWVIADSASPLKIVVPNRVSFVEFVTEENNSSHQIKGLCIDIFKEALKFVPYSVPYIFESFGDGHSSPNYKHIIQMVTDGVYDAAVGDFAIVPTRSKLVDFSQPYASTGLVVVIPTNDDNPTWIFLRPFTIRLWCVVLASFLIIAVVIWILEHRINEDFRGPPRKQLITMILFSFSTLFKRNQEDTISNQARLVMIVWLFLLMVLTASYTANLTSILTVLQLPSAITGIDSLRASEVPIGYQAGTFTLEYLTYSLGMARSRLVPLDSTEEYERALKLGPTAFGGVAAIVDELPYIELFLAERTGFKIVGEPFMHRGWGFAFKRDSPLAIDMSRAILKLSETRKLQEIRMKWLCKKTCAEKSDGNPEPNQLHLKSFKGLYLVCIAISVSALSVFVFRMVRQFVRYRRMERTSSMPLASWSSSPTMRLKELVFGFVEFVDEKEEAIKRMFRRSDDSNNPSHVVEVQADPEVRQN is encoded by the exons ATGGGACTGAGCATTGATCCATCTGTGCCTATAATGGCACTGATCGTAGCCATTCTGGTGGTTCCAGTGGGTTGTCAAAGGCCTAAAGTGGTGAACCTCGGTGCTGTTTTCACTTTTGACTCCGTTATCGGCAGAGCTGCTAAAGTGGCTCTCGAGGAAGCTGTCTCTGATGTGAACGCTGACAGAAGCGTTCTCAAAGAAACGGAGCTGCGTCTGTTTATGGAGGAATCTTCCTGCAATGTCTTTCATGGGTCATTCGGAG CTTTTAAAGTGCTTGAGAAAGAAGTGGTGGCTATGATTGGTCCACTTTCATCTTCCATTGCTCATACATTGTCAGATATTGCCAAAGGGCTCCAGTTTCCTCTCGTCTCATTTGCAGCAACTGATCCAACTCTCTCTGCCCTCCAGTTTCCCTTCTTTCTTCGGACTACACCTGATGATGCCCACCAAATGCCCGCCCTTGTGGATTTTATCACTTTTCACGGATGGAAAGAGGTGATATCAGTTTACTCAGATGATGAGCTCGGAAGAAACGGAGTTTCTTCTCTAGATGATGAACTGTACAAGAAAAGATCCAGAATCTCCCATAAAGTGCCGCTGTCAGTGCATTTTGATGAAGGCTCCGTTACTGATGCTTTGAAAAAATCCAAGTCCCTCGGTCCTCGAGTCTATGTTCTTCATTTTGGTCCTGACCCGTTGCTCAGAATCTTTAGGATAGCGCAAAAGCTGCGTATGATGACCCGTGAATACGTTTGGCTCGCCACAGACTGGCTTTCCGTTACCTTAGATTCTTCGTTGAGTGACAAAGGTACTTTAAAACGTCTTGAAGGTGTAGTGGGGATTCGTCAACACATCCCAGAATCCGTAAAGATGCACCAATTCACACATAAACTAAAAAGCAACGGATCAATGAACGCCTACGCGTTGCATGCGTATGATACAGTGTGGACGATCGCATACGGCATCGAGAAAATGCTGAATGAAGGAATCAACATAACATTCTCTTACTCCGAGAAGTTAATTCATGCAGAAGGAACTAAACTGCACCTGGAGAGAGTCAAAATTTTCAATAGCGGGAAGATACTACTTGAGAAACTTCTGCAGGTGAACTTCACTGGTATAGCCGGTCACGTTCGGTTTGGTTCTGGTCGAAATGTCATTGGCTGTGACTATGAGATCATCAATGTAGGCAAAACCGGTGTAAATACTGTGGGTTTCTGGTCTAGAAATGGAGGATTTTCAGTTGTACCCCCAGATTCTCGACACACACATAAGAAGACTGGCTTTGTTTCTGATGAAAAGCTTGGTAACATAACCTGGCCTGGTGGTGGCCGTGAAAAGCCGCGTGGTTGGGTCATTGCAGACTCTGCAAGTCCACTGAAGATTGTTGTCCCGAACAGAGTGAGCTTTGTCGAGTTTGTGACCGAAGAAAATAACAGTAGCCATCAGATCAAAGGACTTTGCATTGACATTTTCAAGGAAGCGCTGAAGTTTGTCCCTTACAGTGTTCCTTACATATTTGAGTCATTTGGGGATGGCCACTCAAGTCCTAATTACAAACACATTATTCAAATGGTCACGGATGGC GTATATGATGCAGCTGTTGGGGATTTTGCAATAGTCCCAACCAGGTCGAAATTAGTAGATTTCTCGCAGCCATATGCTTCCACAGGCCTTGTTGTGGTGATTCCGACTAACGACGACAATCCGACTTGGATCTTTCTGAGACCCTTCACCATTAGGTTATGGTGTGTTGTTCTAGCTTCATTCCTGATTATTGCAGTAGTCATTTGGATCCTCGAACATCGCATCAATGAAGATTTCAGAGGGCCACCCCGTAAACAACTCATCACAATGATCTT gttcaGCTTCTCAACTCTTTTCAAGAGAAATC AGGAAGATACGATAAGCAATCAGGCTAGACTAGTGATGATTGTATGGCTCTTCTTATTGATGGTCCTAACCGCGAGCTACACAGCGAATCTCACCTCAATCCTCACAGTCCTACAACTTCCTTCTGCCATAACCGGCATTGACAGCTTGCGGGCAAGTGAGGTGCCTATCGGTTACCAGGCTGGAACTTTCACTTTAGAGTACTTAACCTACAGTCTCGGCATGGCTCGGTCTAGGCTGGTCCCACTTGACTCGACGGAGGAGTATGAAAGAGCTTTAAAGCTAGGACCAACCGCTTTCGGAGGAGTAGCTGCCATTGTTGACGAGCTTCCTTACATTGAATTGTTTCTTGCGGAACGGACGGGTTTCAAGATTGTCGGAGAGCCCTTTATGCACCGTGGTTGGGGATTT GCGTTTAAGAGAGATTCTCCACTGGCTATAGACATGTCAAGAGCGATCTTGAAACTCTCCGAGACGAGAAAATTGCAAGAGATTCGGATGAAATGGTTATGCAAGAAGACATGCGCAGAGAAATCAGATGGGAACCCAGAGCCAAACCAGCTTCATCTCAAGAGCTTCAAAGGGTTGTACCTTGTCTGCATTGCAATCTCGGTCTCTGCGCTTTCGGTGTTTGTTTTCAGGATGGTACGCCAGTTTGTGCGGTACAGAAGGATGGAGCGTACTAGCTCGATGCCGCTTGCTTCGTGGTCGTCTTCTCCTACTATGCGTTTAAAGGAATTGGTGTTTGGTTTCGTGGAGTTTGTGGATGAGAAAGAAGAAGCTATCAAGAGAATGTTCAGAAGGAGTGATGACTCTAACAACCCATCTCATGTTGTGGAAGTTCAAGCCGATCCTGAGGTACGACAAAATTGA